From Drosophila suzukii chromosome 2R, CBGP_Dsuzu_IsoJpt1.0, whole genome shotgun sequence, a single genomic window includes:
- the mim gene encoding serine-rich adhesin for platelets isoform X30, whose protein sequence is MDLSLERDSSALGSLFQQIINDMKNTSPLWEDFVAKAGKLHTCLRAAIQAIAAYLDAFQKIADAATNSRGASKEIGTALTRVCLRHKAVETRLKTFTSAIMDCLVQPLQDKIEDWKRTVATIDKDHAKEYKRCRSELKKRSSDTLRLQKKARKGQTDGLQSLMDSHMQDVTLRRAELEDVEKKSLRAAMVEERLRYCSFVHMLQPVVHEECEVMSELGHLQEAMQSIALVTKEPSVLPQASEELIHDAKASINLYPESPGGGSGSQGGGCSNSLGSRKSSVCSISSMNSSGSSNSPGHHHYPRSLSQFVTPAIRLKPGESSDSGFCSSPALTTQTSNATNQTANVSTWPPHSQDVVDTLPPTADRPHTISTAYEKGHQRPPLTVYTFQNPETIHESGSCLNNGSGPPNGQPSSGQATPATQKSPAASLSRPPLPVKPAHVRCSSLERPLSAQSNHRQGSGSNLLQRQCPSPIPAHITKELSAAHHAQQQQQQQNQQPQTPPTYVNMSELATMAALKLTNQQQQQQKPTPPPLQQQSSIDSTGSQHSNDSSGSHQLLQQQQHHQQQQHHSQPNHHSATATRSHSISSTASSLHSHPSIDSTVACGSLVGQPNHSTSTNTNTTSPSSGSSTPQNHYSPLLTNSPTSTAAGTPSGSSLGPGSSLGFVYQVSSPTPPSSEVLKITEQAAAGQDQGPVNSGAEDTDERSRASVLQKASMFEKAAAAAAVSPPAPNQSPAASSPASGGGARRSEAEQQEMDKSFEDSIQALNNLIGELDSFQREIDEGKGKPMSSIVSSNNNNTTTSSNSSSDNNNLPAISSNIEPCAISNQTNSSGCGTDISDTTSDELAGDDMDARRQDRDRDMLGASDSELSRCYVSETSSLTGGLTAGGYENPTFAHFVANANREDVVSLASDSVCLGQPRHAYVDTCSDSGSAVVVIYDHQIPNTPDIEFVKQNSEIVVLRTKDPQPQTLQLHEMRELQQLPANLAGSPDSSPDSSGGQAPATATVAPAKQRLSSFRATSEQQLQLLGRGSPQRGGAAGGGSTRIARRSSINQAKPPPPVRRSSSVTPSPNASVGPDPRICHESLMDQIKRGATLKRNQKINDRSAPKIH, encoded by the exons AATACTTCGCCACTGTGGGAGGATTTTGTGGCTAAGGCCGGAAAACTGCACACATGCTTGAG GGCCGCCATCCAGGCAATCGCCGCCTATTTGGATGCCTTCCAAAAGATAGCCGATGCGGCGACCAATTCAAGAG GAGCCTCCAAGGAGATCGGCACAGCCCTGACCCGCGTCTGCCTGCGCCACAAGGCCGTGGAGACGCGTCTGAAGACCTTCACCAGCGCCATCATGGATTGCCTGGTGCAGCCGCTGCAGGACAAGATCGAGGACTGGAAGCGCACGGTGGCCACCATCGACAAGGATCATGCCAAAGAATACAAGCGCTGTCGCAGCGAGTTGAAGAAGCGCTCCAGCGACACGCTGCGCCTGCAGAAGAAGGCTCGCAAGGGTCAGACGGATGGGTTGCAATCTTTGATGGACTCCCACATGCAGGATGTCACCCTGCGGCGGGCTGAGCTAGAGGACGTGGAGAAGAAGTCCTTGAGGGCGGCCATGGTGGAGGAGCGGCTTCGCTACTGCAGCTTCGTTCACATGCTGCAGCCGGTGGTGCACGAGGAGTGCGAGGTCATGTCCGAGTTGGGACATCTTCAG GAGGCCATGCAGTCGATCGCCCTGGTCACCAAGGAGCCCAGTGTCCTACCCCAGGCCTCCGAGGAGCTCATCCATGACGCCAAGGCCAGCATTAATCTGTATCCAGAGTCACCGGGCGGAGGTTCCGGCTCGCAGGGCGGTGGCTGCTCCAACTCGCTGGGCTCCCGAAAGAGCTCCGTGTGCTCCATCAGCAGCATGAACAGCAGCGGCTCGAGCAACTCGCCAGGACACCACCACTATCCGCGCTCCCTGTCGCAG TTTGTAACGCCCGCAATTCGCTTGAAACCTGGTGAATCCAGTGATAGTGGCTTTTGCTCATCGCCAGCTCTAACAACACAG ACTTCGAATGCAACGAATCAGACGGCAAATGTCTCCACCTGGCCGCCACATTCCCAGGACGTGGTGGACACCCTGCCACCGACCGCCGATCGTCCGCACACCATTTCGACGGCCTACGAAAAGGGTCACCAGCGCCCGCCGCTGACCGTCTACACGTTCCAGAACCCGGAGACCATACACGAGTCGGGAAGCTGCCTGAACAACGGGTCCGGTCCCCCGAATGGTCAGCCTTCCTCGGGACAGGCCACGCCGGCCACCCAGAAGTCACCGGCTGCCTCACTTAGTCGGCCACCCTTGCCAGTT AAGCCAGCCCATGTG CGCTGTTCTTCGCTGGAGCGACCGCTTTCGGCCCAGAGTAACCACCGCCAGGGAAGCGGGAGCAACCTGCTGCAGCGCCAGTGCCCCTCACCGATTCCGGCTCATATCACGAAAG AGCTGTCCGCAGCGCATCAtgcacagcagcagcagcagcagcaaaaccAGCAGCCCCAGACGCCGCCCACCTATGTGAACATGTCCGAGCTGGCCACCATGGCGGCCTTGAAGCTGACcaaccagcagcagcagcagcagaagccTACTCCGCCGCCCCTGCAGCAGCAGAGCTCCATCGACTCGACCGGCTCCCAGCATTCCAACGACTCCTCCGGCTCGCACCAGCTcctccagcagcagcagcaccatcagcaacagcagcatcaCTCGCAGCCGAATCACCACTCAGCCACCGCCACACGCTCCCATTCCATATCCTCGACGGCCTCGTCACTGCACTCGCATCCGTCGATCGACTCCACCGTCGCTTGCGGCTCTTTGGTGGGCCAGCCCAACCACAGCACCAGCACCAACACGAACACCACCTCGCCGTCCAGTGGCAGCTCCACGCCACAGAACCATTACTCGCCCCTGCTAACCAACTCCCCCACGTCCACTGCCGCAGGTACTCCGAGTGGCAGCAGTCTAGGTCCCGGATCCTCTCTGGGATTTGTCTACCAGGTCAGCTCTCCGACGCCCCCCTCCAGCGAGGTACTGAAGATCACCGAGCAGGCGGCAGCTGGACAGGATCAAGGGCCGGTGAACAGCGGAGCAGAGGATACGGATGAGCGATCGCGGGCCTCCGTTCTGCAGAAGGCCTCCATGTTCGAGAAGgcggcagcagcggcagcggtATCGCCTCCGGCTCCCAATCAGTCACCAGCAGCATCTTCTCCAGCTTCGGGAGGCGGAGCACGACGATCCGAGGCGGAGCAGCAGGAAATGG ACAAGTCTTTCGAAGATTCAATACAAGcactaaataatttaattggCGAACTAGACTCGTTCCAACGCGAGATCGATGAGGGCAAGGGCAAGCCGATGAGCAGCATAgtcagcagcaacaacaacaatacgacgaccagcagcaacagcagcagcgacaacaacaaccTGCCCGCcatcagcagcaacatcgaGCCCTGCGCCATCAGCAATCAAACAAATTCGAGCGGCTGCGGAACGGACATATCGGACACCACCTCCGACGAACTGGCTGGCGACGACATGGACGCCAGGCGGCAGGATCGGGACCGGGACATGCTGGGCGCCAGCGATTCGGAGCTGAGTCGCTGCTATGTGAGCGAGACGAGTTCGCTGACCGGTGGCCTAACGGCCGGCGGCTATGAGAATCCCACCTTCGCGCACTTTGTGGCCAATGCGAATCGGGAGGATGTCGTTTCGCTGGCCTCGGACAGCGTCTGTCTCGGTCAGCCGCGTCACGCCTACGTGGACACGTGCAGCGATAGTGGCAGTGCCGTGGTGGTGATCTATGATCATCAGATTCCCAACACCCCAGACATTGAGTTCGTGAAGCAGAACTCAGAGATCGTAGTGCTGCGGACGAAGGACCCGCAGCCGCAAACCCTGCAGCTGCACGAGATGCGCGAGCTGCAGCAGCTGCCGGCCAATCTGGCCGGTTCGCCGGACTCCTCGCCGGACTCGTCCGGTGGCCAGGCACCGGCGACAGCAACTGTGGCGCCCGCCAAGCAGCGACTCTCCTCGTTTCGGGCCACCAGtgagcagcagctgcagctcCTCGGACGCGGAAGCCCGCAAAGAG GAGGAGCAGCGGGCGGTGGCTCCACGCGCATCGCACGTCGTTCGTCCATCAACCAGGCCAAGCCACCGCCGCCAGTGAGACGCAGCTCGTCGGTGACCCCCAGTCCCAATGCCTCGGTCGGG CCGGACCCTCGTATATGTCACGAGTCGCTAATGGATCAAATCAAGCGTGGAGCCACTTTAAAGCGTAACCAGAAGATCAACGATCGCAGCGCTCCCAAAATACATTGA
- the mim gene encoding probable serine/threonine-protein kinase tsuA isoform X22, whose product MDLSLERDSSALGSLFQQIINDMKNTSPLWEDFVAKAGKLHTCLRAAIQAIAAYLDAFQKIADAATNSRGASKEIGTALTRVCLRHKAVETRLKTFTSAIMDCLVQPLQDKIEDWKRTVATIDKDHAKEYKRCRSELKKRSSDTLRLQKKARKGQTDGLQSLMDSHMQDVTLRRAELEDVEKKSLRAAMVEERLRYCSFVHMLQPVVHEECEVMSELGHLQEAMQSIALVTKEPSVLPQASEELIHDAKASINLYPESPGGGSGSQGGGCSNSLGSRKSSVCSISSMNSSGSSNSPGHHHYPRSLSQFVTPAIRLKPGESSDSGFCSSPALTTQTSNATNQTANVSTWPPHSQDVVDTLPPTADRPHTISTAYEKGHQRPPLTVYTFQNPETIHESGSCLNNGSGPPNGQPSSGQATPATQKSPAASLSRPPLPVKPAHVRCSSLERPLSAQSNHRQGSGSNLLQRQCPSPIPAHITKELSAAHHAQQQQQQQNQQPQTPPTYVNMSELATMAALKLTNQQQQQQKPTPPPLQQQSSIDSTGSQHSNDSSGSHQLLQQQQHHQQQQHHSQPNHHSATATRSHSISSTASSLHSHPSIDSTVACGSLVGQPNHSTSTNTNTTSPSSGSSTPQNHYSPLLTNSPTSTAAGTPSGSSLGPGSSLGFVYQVSSPTPPSSEVLKITEQAAAGQDQGPVNSGAEDTDERSRASVLQKASMFEKAAAAAAVSPPAPNQSPAASSPASGGGARRSEAEQQEMDKSFEDSIQALNNLIGELDSFQREIDEGKGKPMSSIVSSNNNNTTTSSNSSSDNNNLPAISSNIEPCAISNQTNSSGCGTDISDTTSDELAGDDMDARRQDRDRDMLGASDSELSRCYVSETSSLTGGLTAGGYENPTFAHFVANANREDVVSLASDSVCLGQPRHAYVDTCSDSGSAVVVIYDHQIPNTPDIEFVKQNSEIVVLRTKDPQPQTLQLHEMRELQQLPANLAGSPDSSPDSSGGQAPATATVAPAKQRLSSFRATSEQQLQLLGRGSPQRGKATSEQAAQSRPQDQHFPAQAHPQQQDSNGSSQPVDPMRRQLPPKPTSLSIFNGPAPSVGDRPLVPRKSDFKADLDAKIRRQKQKVKQQLQQQQQQQQQQSPQPQQAPQEPQHSPQSPQTRNCNVTNNPAANVTASASASASAFTDQAHRMPNQNQIATSNHKQCKTPATMALSPSSSPRGHLPSALSSSSLSSLPLPATTSSPSNAPPSMLPASDRPPAHPYVCSNAPANPHHANSITNANATANLKPCITPRPASLSGGAAGGGSTRIARRSSINQAKPPPPVRRSSSVTPSPNASVGPDPRICHESLMDQIKRGATLKRNQKINDRSAPKIH is encoded by the exons AATACTTCGCCACTGTGGGAGGATTTTGTGGCTAAGGCCGGAAAACTGCACACATGCTTGAG GGCCGCCATCCAGGCAATCGCCGCCTATTTGGATGCCTTCCAAAAGATAGCCGATGCGGCGACCAATTCAAGAG GAGCCTCCAAGGAGATCGGCACAGCCCTGACCCGCGTCTGCCTGCGCCACAAGGCCGTGGAGACGCGTCTGAAGACCTTCACCAGCGCCATCATGGATTGCCTGGTGCAGCCGCTGCAGGACAAGATCGAGGACTGGAAGCGCACGGTGGCCACCATCGACAAGGATCATGCCAAAGAATACAAGCGCTGTCGCAGCGAGTTGAAGAAGCGCTCCAGCGACACGCTGCGCCTGCAGAAGAAGGCTCGCAAGGGTCAGACGGATGGGTTGCAATCTTTGATGGACTCCCACATGCAGGATGTCACCCTGCGGCGGGCTGAGCTAGAGGACGTGGAGAAGAAGTCCTTGAGGGCGGCCATGGTGGAGGAGCGGCTTCGCTACTGCAGCTTCGTTCACATGCTGCAGCCGGTGGTGCACGAGGAGTGCGAGGTCATGTCCGAGTTGGGACATCTTCAG GAGGCCATGCAGTCGATCGCCCTGGTCACCAAGGAGCCCAGTGTCCTACCCCAGGCCTCCGAGGAGCTCATCCATGACGCCAAGGCCAGCATTAATCTGTATCCAGAGTCACCGGGCGGAGGTTCCGGCTCGCAGGGCGGTGGCTGCTCCAACTCGCTGGGCTCCCGAAAGAGCTCCGTGTGCTCCATCAGCAGCATGAACAGCAGCGGCTCGAGCAACTCGCCAGGACACCACCACTATCCGCGCTCCCTGTCGCAG TTTGTAACGCCCGCAATTCGCTTGAAACCTGGTGAATCCAGTGATAGTGGCTTTTGCTCATCGCCAGCTCTAACAACACAG ACTTCGAATGCAACGAATCAGACGGCAAATGTCTCCACCTGGCCGCCACATTCCCAGGACGTGGTGGACACCCTGCCACCGACCGCCGATCGTCCGCACACCATTTCGACGGCCTACGAAAAGGGTCACCAGCGCCCGCCGCTGACCGTCTACACGTTCCAGAACCCGGAGACCATACACGAGTCGGGAAGCTGCCTGAACAACGGGTCCGGTCCCCCGAATGGTCAGCCTTCCTCGGGACAGGCCACGCCGGCCACCCAGAAGTCACCGGCTGCCTCACTTAGTCGGCCACCCTTGCCAGTT AAGCCAGCCCATGTG CGCTGTTCTTCGCTGGAGCGACCGCTTTCGGCCCAGAGTAACCACCGCCAGGGAAGCGGGAGCAACCTGCTGCAGCGCCAGTGCCCCTCACCGATTCCGGCTCATATCACGAAAG AGCTGTCCGCAGCGCATCAtgcacagcagcagcagcagcagcaaaaccAGCAGCCCCAGACGCCGCCCACCTATGTGAACATGTCCGAGCTGGCCACCATGGCGGCCTTGAAGCTGACcaaccagcagcagcagcagcagaagccTACTCCGCCGCCCCTGCAGCAGCAGAGCTCCATCGACTCGACCGGCTCCCAGCATTCCAACGACTCCTCCGGCTCGCACCAGCTcctccagcagcagcagcaccatcagcaacagcagcatcaCTCGCAGCCGAATCACCACTCAGCCACCGCCACACGCTCCCATTCCATATCCTCGACGGCCTCGTCACTGCACTCGCATCCGTCGATCGACTCCACCGTCGCTTGCGGCTCTTTGGTGGGCCAGCCCAACCACAGCACCAGCACCAACACGAACACCACCTCGCCGTCCAGTGGCAGCTCCACGCCACAGAACCATTACTCGCCCCTGCTAACCAACTCCCCCACGTCCACTGCCGCAGGTACTCCGAGTGGCAGCAGTCTAGGTCCCGGATCCTCTCTGGGATTTGTCTACCAGGTCAGCTCTCCGACGCCCCCCTCCAGCGAGGTACTGAAGATCACCGAGCAGGCGGCAGCTGGACAGGATCAAGGGCCGGTGAACAGCGGAGCAGAGGATACGGATGAGCGATCGCGGGCCTCCGTTCTGCAGAAGGCCTCCATGTTCGAGAAGgcggcagcagcggcagcggtATCGCCTCCGGCTCCCAATCAGTCACCAGCAGCATCTTCTCCAGCTTCGGGAGGCGGAGCACGACGATCCGAGGCGGAGCAGCAGGAAATGG ACAAGTCTTTCGAAGATTCAATACAAGcactaaataatttaattggCGAACTAGACTCGTTCCAACGCGAGATCGATGAGGGCAAGGGCAAGCCGATGAGCAGCATAgtcagcagcaacaacaacaatacgacgaccagcagcaacagcagcagcgacaacaacaaccTGCCCGCcatcagcagcaacatcgaGCCCTGCGCCATCAGCAATCAAACAAATTCGAGCGGCTGCGGAACGGACATATCGGACACCACCTCCGACGAACTGGCTGGCGACGACATGGACGCCAGGCGGCAGGATCGGGACCGGGACATGCTGGGCGCCAGCGATTCGGAGCTGAGTCGCTGCTATGTGAGCGAGACGAGTTCGCTGACCGGTGGCCTAACGGCCGGCGGCTATGAGAATCCCACCTTCGCGCACTTTGTGGCCAATGCGAATCGGGAGGATGTCGTTTCGCTGGCCTCGGACAGCGTCTGTCTCGGTCAGCCGCGTCACGCCTACGTGGACACGTGCAGCGATAGTGGCAGTGCCGTGGTGGTGATCTATGATCATCAGATTCCCAACACCCCAGACATTGAGTTCGTGAAGCAGAACTCAGAGATCGTAGTGCTGCGGACGAAGGACCCGCAGCCGCAAACCCTGCAGCTGCACGAGATGCGCGAGCTGCAGCAGCTGCCGGCCAATCTGGCCGGTTCGCCGGACTCCTCGCCGGACTCGTCCGGTGGCCAGGCACCGGCGACAGCAACTGTGGCGCCCGCCAAGCAGCGACTCTCCTCGTTTCGGGCCACCAGtgagcagcagctgcagctcCTCGGACGCGGAAGCCCGCAAAGAGGTAAAGCAACCAGTGAGCAGGCGGCACAGAGCAGGCCACAGGACCAGCATTTCCCAGCACAGGCACATCCCCAGCAGCAGGATAGTAACGGCAGTAGCCAGCCAGTAGATCCCATGAGGCGCCAGCTGCCGCCCAAGCCCACCAGCTTGAGTATTTTCAATGGCCCCGCGCCCAGTGTGGGCGATAGGCCCCTGGTGCCCCGAAAATCGGACTTTAAGGCCGATCTAGATGCGAAAATACGCAGGCAAAAGCAGAAGGTTAAACAGcagttgcagcagcaacagcagcagcagcagcaacaatcgCCGCAGCCGCAGCAAGCACCACAAGAACCGCAACACTCACCACAGTCGCCCCAAACCAGAAACTGTAATGTCACTAATAACCCAGCCGCCAATGTTactgcatctgcatctgcatccgCATCTGCATTCACCGACCAAGCTCATAGAATGCCAAACCAAAATCAGATAGCCACATCCAATCACAAGCAATGCAAGACGCCCGCAACAATGGCTCTGTCACCATCGTCATCTCCTCGCGGCCATCTACCATCTGCATTATCATCGTCATCGCTATCGTCATTACCATTACCAGCCACCACATCATCGCCATCAAATGCTCCGCCATCGATGTTGCCCGCCAGTGACCGACCACCCGCCCATCCATATGTGTGCTCCAATGCCCCAGCCAATCCCCATCATGCCAATAGCATTACCAATGCCAATGCCACTGCCAATCTCAAGCCGTGCATTACGCCCCGGCCGGCCTCGTTGTCGG GAGGAGCAGCGGGCGGTGGCTCCACGCGCATCGCACGTCGTTCGTCCATCAACCAGGCCAAGCCACCGCCGCCAGTGAGACGCAGCTCGTCGGTGACCCCCAGTCCCAATGCCTCGGTCGGG CCGGACCCTCGTATATGTCACGAGTCGCTAATGGATCAAATCAAGCGTGGAGCCACTTTAAAGCGTAACCAGAAGATCAACGATCGCAGCGCTCCCAAAATACATTGA